GTCCACCAGTCATAATAGCCTCGTGAACATAGAGTTTTGCAGTCTGTCTGCCCTGCACGGCAGTATATGTATTGAGCGAAATATTCAGCGCATACCCCACTCCATTGGCATCGACAACTGCCAATGTCGGCGTCAGGTCGGCCACTTCGCCCCTGATATATTCTATCATAACCTTCTTTTCTTAAAAACCCCGCACAGCACAGGGATTGTGTATATACAATTCTTTAACGCATTTCCCTCTCCTTTTATTGCATTCCAACTGAACTTAAATTCAACAAACAGGCGTTTGAAAAAGAAACACAGCACATTATCGCAATAGCGAAAGACAACAATTAATGCTGAAAAACGCATCATAATTCTTTGATATATCATAAATAACCCCTATATTTGCGCCAACGACAATCATTAAAACAGCGATTACAGTCTGAAAAATCAGACCGGAAACGTTAAATCCTAATATAAACGCCATAAAAAAGAAAGCAGATGAAACTACCGATTCTTATTATATTATGCGCCTGTACTTTTCCAATTTCGGTAAAGTCGCAGAATGATACGGTTATCGCTGCAAAGGAATTGAAAGAAGTAACGGTATCAGGGAAATTGATACGGCAAGAGGCCGACCACTATAATTGTATTCCCACGAACAAGCAGCGCAGGCATTCGCACTCGGGCTTCGACTTGGTAAGGAATATGATGATTGCCGGCGTAAACGCAGACACGGAAACTGGCAGCATACTGACACCGGGAGGTGCTGCAACGCTGTATATAAACGGTCGGGAAGCCTCTTACAGAGAGATTCAAAGTCTGAGGCCAAAGGATGTTCTACGAATAGAATACTACGATATGCCCACGGGGAAGTACGCCAAAGACAAGGCTGTGCTGAACTATGTGGTAAGGATTTACACCGAAGGAGGATACACACAGGTGGATGCTTTACAAACGCTCGGATTCCAGAAAGGGGACTACAATCTGACATCAAAGTACAGTTTCGGACATTACAACGCCAACATCTGGGCCGGTTATGGCATAGAGAATCTGAAATCGGACGCATATTCAACGGAACGCTACGGGCTGCCAACCGAAACAACAAAGCAGACAAGATACCTTAATCAGGAAGATAAAAGTGCAGCAAAACACTTTACGGCCAGCCTGAGCCGTATAACCGACAAGCAGACTTGGATGTTGCGCGCAAGCATTGAGCCCGAAAAACAAAGAAAAAACTCTCCCGAAGGCAGCACACAATACATAAAAAACGGTACTGCCGACAGTCAGCACAGTTTGTTCTTTAACCGTAACACCACCCTTAAACCTACTTTCTACGCTTATTACAACCGGTCGATTGGCAAGAATCAGAATCTGAATGCAGACTTTGATGCCTACTATGCGAGGAATAACTACCACAGAACGCTTACGGAAAACAACACTTATCAGAGTGATGTTGCTGAAGACTATTTCTACTCAAAGCTGAATGCAAACTACACCCTCTCGCTGCCGAAGCACAACAGCTTTACCGTCAGTCTGCACGAATACTTCCGCAGCTCGCAAGACAACTACGCAGGCGTTTCGCCAACTTGTCAGCACCTGCGCTCGTCAGAAACAATTCTTTTTGCAGATTACAGCAAACGATGGTCAAAGTTTATGCTTGATGCGAACCCAGGTGTCTCTTATCTCGTGTATAAGCTGCGTGGAGATGATGCCGTCAAGCATCTTGCACCACGCTTGCAGTTGTCGGCCTCGTGGATGCCCGACAAGGTGCAGCGTTTCAGAGCGTTCTTCTCGCTTGGAAACACATTCCCCACACTCAGCTCTACGAATCCGGTTGAACAGCAGATTGATCCGATTATGATCAGGAGGGGAAATCCGAATATGGACAATTCTACATTGCTTGGCCCCGGCTTTACCTATTCCGTGAATTACAAGCAGTGGGCGGCTCTCCTGTCCACTTATTATATGTATATAAGCAATGCCATCGTCAATACCTATACCATTGACGGTTCGCATATTATCAATTCCTTCAGCAGCAATGCCCGAAGCCATCAGACCTCAGCAGCACTCTCGCTCACGTGGAAGCCAAGTGAAAACTTCAACATAAAGGCAGACGGAGGCTACACTCACTATGCCGTCAGTCGTGCAGTACGTGAACGGCAGAGCAGTTGGAGACTGAATATGCAAGCCTATTACTATATCGGCGATTTCTCTTTCTCTGCCTTTTACAAGTCTCCCGTCAAATCGCTTGCGAACTTTCAGACCCACGTCAGGACTCCGTGGCAATACGGCATAACCGGGGAATGGAACCACGATAACTTTGCCATCGTCTTAGACGCTAAGAATCTCTTTATAGAGAAGAACAAGATGCGACAATCACTATCCGCAGACAACTATGATTTCACGCAAATTGCCCAATCCGACATTGAAAACTCCTATGCTTCTGTCAAATTCCTCTACACCGTGGAATACGGGAAGAAAGTGCGCCGGTCGCCACAATACACAATGAAAAAGTCAGAGAGCACTATCTTGAGGTAGCCTTCATTATTGAGTAAAGGCATCTTTTCCGTATTTTTCATTTTTCAATGCCTTCAGGGGCACACAGATAATCGACAATAACGATTGGAGATACACTCTGCTGCACGCATCCGTAAAAGCATCGCCTGTGAAATTCCTGAAGGCTTTGCCCTTTCTGTGGCAAAAACAACTTCCACGATTCCGTGATTTACAGACGAATCATAACTGTCTGAAAATCAAGCATTGCGAAATCCATTTCCAAACGTGCGAAGAATGCGTTGCAATCTTCGCAAAAACGCATTGCAATCTTGCGAAGAATGGAACGCAATCTTCGCAAGATTGGAAACCGTGTTCCTATCAGGTTGAAATGGTTATCGTCCCGACGCACCGAAACGAAGCGCGAACGCGGGATAAAAAGCAAGTCGGAACTGTCCTCTTTGCAATCGGCAGGCGCAAATACTATTTTATCAGCAAACAATCACAAACAAAACCTCTTTGAAAGCAGATTTCGTTTTAACCTTAAAAAATGTATAAATAGTATCGTCTTTCGTGCTTTTGGAGTAATTTTGCATCAGAGAAAACTGTTCAAAAACAAAACATAAAGATGATTATGAAGAAAATCAGAGCAGCCGTAGTGGGTTACGGCAACATAGGCCGATATGCAGTAGAGGCTCTTGAAACAGCAAACGACTTTGAGATAGCAGGCATCGTGCGCCGGCAGGGCGATAAGGACAAACCTCTGGAACTTACGCCATACGAGGTTGTCGATGATATAGAGAAACTGAAAGACGTGGACGTGGCTATTTTGGCTGCCCCCACACGCAGTTGTCCCGAATATGCAGAGAAGATAGTGGCTCTGGGAATCAACACCGTAGACTCTTTCGACATCCATACAGGCATTCTCGACTATCGCACCAAGCAGATGGAGCATTGCAAGAAAGCCGGAAAGGTAAGCGTTATTGCAGCAGGCTGGGACCCGGGGTCCGACTCTGTTGTGCGAATACTTCTCGAAGGACTTGCTCCGAAAGGACTTTCCTACACCAACTTCGGTCCCGGAATGTCTATGGGACACTCGGTGTGCGTCCGTGGCAAGAAAGGCGTAAAGAATGCGCTTTCCGTTACCATTCCATTGGGCGAGAGCATCCACCGCCGTATGGTCTACGTTGAACTGGAAGACGGTGCGAAACTGGAAGACGTTACGGCTGAAATCAAGGCCGACCCTTACTTCTCGCACGACGAGACTCACGTGTTTGCAGTTGCAAGCGTGGACGATGTCCGCGATATGGGGCACGGTGTGAACCTCATTCGCAAGGGACAGAGCGGCAAGACGCCTAATCAGCGTTTTGAATTCAATATGAGCATCAACAATCCGGCACTCACCTCGCAGGTACTCGTAAACTGCGCGCGTGCTACAATGCGTTTGGCTCCGGGCTGCTATACGATGCCCGAGATTCCTGTGATTGACTATCTCCCTGCTTCAAGAGAGGAAATCATCAACTCTTTGGTGTAGAACGCAGTCCGAAAGGAAATACGCCGACAAAGAAAAAACGAATATCAGGCACAAATACAAAAAAGGATTCTCGCAATGAGAATCCTTTTTCTGTTATATAACTTGCAGACTTGCTCTGAAGTCGGCAATCTGCTTAGTTTTCCTTCCAAAAAGCCGGTGTGAAAAGCACGAGAACCGTGAACAGTTCCAGACGCCCTACGAGCATCAGGAACGAACCAATCCACTTCGCAAAGTCGGGCAATTCAGCCCAAGACATCGTCGGTCCTATCTCCAAACCAAGCGTAGGCCCTACATTTCCCAAGCAGCTCAACGTGATTGTTATAGCGTTCGTATGATCGATTCCACACGCTATCATCGTGAAGGCACAGAGAAGCGTAAGGAACAGATACAGACCTATGAAGGCAAGCAGCGTAACCCGATGGCCTTGTGGAATATTCACACCATCAACTTTCATCGGAAGAACAGCATTCGGATGAAGAATCTGGCGAAATTCGTTTCTCACCACCTTTATCAGCATCACACCACGGATGCTCTTGATGCCTCCACTGGTTGAACCCGACATACCACCGAAGAACATACAGGCTGCCAGTACCACCCAAGTAACATGCGGCCACTTGGCTGCGTCGTCGCTGAACAAGCCCGTCGTGGTAATGAACGAAACCACCTGAAAGACCGAACTGCGGAAGGCGTGCTCCAAATCGTAGCTGCGCTTGAAGAACAATTCGAGCATAATGAAGATTGTGAATCCTGCTACCATTATTGAATAGAAACGGAACTCGGAATTACGGAAAAGCTGCTTAATCTTAAAGCCTGCAACTGTACCATATAATAATGTGAAATTTACGCCCGAAAGAAAGCAGAAAATGGTACATACGTATTCTTCGGCAGGCGAATGAAACGTCATAATAGAGCCGCTTTCCGTTGCAAAACCTCCTGTTGCCGTACTGGTCATAGCATAGTTGAAGGCATCGAACCAACACATTCCACAAATTTTGTAGCTCGCTATACAGGCAACGGTCAGTACAAGATAAACCATCCATATCCACTTTGCACCGGTGCTGAGGCGCGGATGCAGCTTACTTCTTATCGGTCCGGTGGCTTCCGCCGCAAACACTTTCAGCGATCCTCCTACCAGTGAGGGCAGAATGGCTATTGTGAAGAATACGATTCCCAGTCCGCCAATCCACTGTGTGAGCGAACGCCAGAACAAAATACCGTGCGGCATGTGCTCGGGAAAGTCCACAATCGTTGCACCGGTCGTGGTAAAACCCGACATTGTTTCAAAGAAAGCATCCGTGAAATTGGTTATCTCGGTACTAAGCAAGAAAGGCAAAGTGCCGAAAAGAGAGAACAGTATCCACGAAACGGCTACGACGAAGTAGGCATCGCGTCGTCCCATAGAACTTTCGGCATTCCATCCCATCAGCCGAAAGACCACTCCTCCAGCCACAGTGATAAGAATACTCCAGACGAACGGCCATATATCGGCTCCATTATACCAAATGGCAACTATCAGACAAAGGAAAAGCAGCGTCGCTTCAATCCAAAGCAGCGATCCAAGAATCTTTGAAATGATTTTCAGATTAAGCATAACAATGTATCTTGAACAAATTAATTGAAAAGCTGTTCCAACTTGTGCTTGGGAACATTATGCGAGAACACCACTACGATATCCCCTGCCTCAATCTGCGTATTACCCGAAACGAGCATACCTTCTTCGCCCCGTACAAGTCCACCAATGGTCATTCCACTCGGCAGTTTGATATCCTTGATGGGCTTTCTGGTTATCTTTGAGCCTTGAACCGGGATGAACTCGGCCACATCTGCATTGACCGACATCAGGAATTTAACGTTGTCTACGTTTGCATCCAACAGCATCTGATAGATATAACTTGCGGCAATCGCCTTCTTATTGATGATTGTACCGATGTCCAGACTCGCAGCCATACCCACATAATCGAAGTTTTCGACCGATGCAATGGTCTTTCTCACGCCCATTCGCTTGGCTGCCAGACAGGCAAGGATATTGGTTTCGGCATTCGGTGTCAGAGCAACGAAAGCCTGTGTGTTCCTGATTCCCTCTTCAATGAGCAGACTGGAGTCGCGTCCGTCGCCGTTGATGACGAGCTGATCTTCCTTAAACATACTGTTGAGATACTCACAACGGTCGGCATCGCGCTCAATAACCTTCACGTTCATATATTCAGGCATTACCTTTACAGAGCGAACGGCAGTACGACCACCACCCATTATCATTACATTCTTCACGTCCACATACTGCTCCTTGCCTACAATCTTGCGAATATATGGAATGTAATTCTTCGTAGTCATAAAGTAAGCGAGATCGTCTAACTTTAAAGTGTCGTTACCACCGGGGATAATCGTCTCGTGATGCCGCTTGATTCCGAGCACGTGGTACGGATCATCTGGACCGCTGATTTCGCGCAATGGCTTGTTGAGAATCTCACATCCTTCGCGCAATTTAATGCCAAGCATCACCAGTGCACCACCGTGAACGTCCCAACGCTGGCGCACCCACGACATCTTCAAGCCGCTGATGATATCCTTTGCCGCAAGAACTTCCGGATAAATAAGGCTGTTCACACCCAGACGCTTGAAAAACTCCTGATTTTCAGGTTCCATATATTCAGGATTGTCAATCTTGGCAACGGTTTTCTTCGTACCGAGATGATGCGCCATCGTACAAGCCGTGATGTTGTCCGTTTCCTTCGGGGTTACGGCAATGAACAAATCGGCTGTCTTTGCACCTGCATCTTTCAATGCCTTGATGCTGGTAACCTTGGCTTCCATTGTCAGGATGTCGCAATCCGTTCCAATCTTTTCCAAATTCTCTGGAATTTCATCTATCAAGATGATGTCATACTTATTGCGAGAAAGCATCTGCGCAAGATAAGTTCCGATGGCATAGGCACCGGCAATGATGATTTTCATATCCCTAATCACTTATTTGGCAGTTTTTGCCAAACTGTCTTTTATTACCTTCTCAATGCTCTTTACATCAATTCCACAGATTTCGCGCAACTGCTGAACGGTTCCCTGCTCGATAAACTTGTCGGGCAAGCCCAGACGTTTCACAGCAGGCTTATAGCCATTGTCGGACATCCATTCCATAACGGCCGAACCCAATCCACCATTGCGCACACCGTCCTCGACGGTGATAATTTCCTTGAAGTTCTCTCCCACCTCTCTCAGAATATGCTCGTCGAGCGGTTTGAGGAAACGCATATCATAATGGGCAACGCGTCCGTTGCATTTCGTATCTTCTTCCTCCAGATTTCTGATTGCCTTTTCAACATCATTGCCCACCGGACCGATGGAAAGCACAGCCACATTGCTCAAACTTGTATCGACGGCATCGCCCAGATGCTTGTCGCAGAGCTTTCTGCCCGTACCCACCTGTACTTCTTCCAGACTGCATTTCCAGTCTACAAGCACGCCGTTTCCACGTGGATAACGGATAACGAAGAAGCCCTTGCCGGGCAACTGTGCCGTGTACATCAGCCTGCGCAGCTCGTGTTCGTCCATAGGCGACGAGATTGTCGCATTCGGTATCGGTCGGAGAAAAGCCATATCAAAAGCACCGTGGTGCGTTGCTCCGTCTTCGCCTACCAATCCGGCACGGTCCAGACAAAGCACCACAGGCAGATTGAGAATCGCCGTATCGTGGATGATGTTGTCGTAGGCACGCTGCGAGAAAGCACTGTAAATGTTGCAGAAAGGCTGCAATCCGTCTTTCGCCATTCCGGCAGAGAAGGTCATAGCGTGTCCTTCGGCAATACCCACGTCGAATGTCCTGTCTGCCATTTCCTTCATCATAATGTTCATAGAACAACCTGACGGCATAGCCGGCGTAACACCTACGATACGCTCGTTCATATTGGCGAGTTCCAGCAGCGTGTGTCCGAACACATCCTGATATTTAGGTGGCTTGTTGCTGTTGTCCTGCACGAGTCGCTCGCCCGTTTCAGGGTCGAATTTTCCCGGAGCGTGCCAAACCGTGGCACTCTTTTCGGCAGGTTCGTAGCCCTTTCCCTTCACCGTATGAAGATGAAGCAGCTTCGGTCCCTTCATATCCTTCAACTGACGGAGAATGCGTACCACTTCCTTCACATCGTTTCCATCGAACGGACCGAAATAACGGATGTTCATTCCCTCGAAAAGATTCTGCTGCTGCGAGAGAGCCGACTTCAAAGCATTGTTCAATCGAAGAATGCCCTTCTTTCGTTTTTCGTTCAGGATTCCCTTGGAATCAAGCCAGTTGGAAGCCTTGAATCGGATTCTATTGTAAGTTTCGTTGGTATCGAGATTCAGCAAATACTGCTGCATACCACCCACGGCGCGATCAATGGACATATCATTGTCGTTCAGGATGATAAGGAGATCGTTGGGTTTGCCCGAAACATTGTTGAGTCCCTCGAAAGCCAACCCACCACTCATAGCTCCGTCGCCGATGATGGCAACCACGTGTCGGTCTGGATGCTTCGTCAGCTTGGCTGCAACAGCCATTCCGAGTGCTGCCGAAATGGAGTTGGAAGCGTGCCCACAAGTGAAAGTATCGTACTCGCTTTCCTCGGGCGATGGAAAAGGCATCAGTCCGTTCAGCTTTCTGTTCTCGCAGAAACGCTCCCTGCGCCCCGTCAATATCTTATGACCGTAGGCCTGATGCCCAACATCCCATACTATTCGGTCTTCAGGGGTATTGAATACATAATGGCAAGCCACGGTAATCTCCGCAGCTCCAAGACTGGAAGCAAGGTGTCCGGGATTCACGGCCACCTCTTCTATAATATCCTCTCTAAGCTCCTTGCACAATTCCGGCAGTTCGTCGATGCTCAGTTTACGAAGATCCGAAGGATATTCAATCTTGCTCAAAAGTTTGTATTTACGCTCGTTCGACATAATAATAATGTGGATAATGGTGCAAAGGTACGCTAAATAGGTTGAACCACAAAATAAAACCCTTCTAATTTAGGTGCGACAGCCCACTCTATCGGCATAAGGAAGCAATGGAAGACTGCGGCGAACATATCGCAAAACAGACCTTTATGAACTACGCTTTGTAAAGTTTGATTACTCAAAACAGGCACATATTTTTTCAGCAATCCAGAGATTGCAGGCACGTTTTCAGACGGTTGGAATGCGTTTTTCGCAGCATTGAATTGTAAACATCGGTTGATTGCGTTGCGTTCTTGCGAAGAATGCACATCATTCTTCGCAGGAATGGAAGTTAAAAATACAAGGAAAGGGGATGAAAATAAGTTCGTTTAGTCCGAATGATTGTCCTATTCGGGAAGAAATGAAAGCGATTTTAATGCACAAATCAGAAGAAACAAACACAACTCTCTGATAACCAGACGGTTTAAATAACACACGCATAATTCGCATATTTGAAAAATAAAAATATCCGACGCAAAATAATCGAATTATGGAGAGCCTTTTGTAAGGATTATTCATAAAGCACGAAACACGGATGAGGCTTAAAATGCTTCACGGTATTTGTTCTCGTCCTTGTCTTCGAGCATAGACAGATAGCTGTTGTATCTGCTTTCCGATATGTAATGCTCCTCAACTGCCTTCCGAACGGCGCATCCCGGCTCGTGGGTATGCGTACAGTTGGAGAATCTGCACTTGTCAGAGAACTTGAAGATTTCGCGAAAATAGCTCGTCAGTTCCTCCTTGTCAATGTCGAAAGTACCGAATCCCTTAATTCCCGGCGTGTCTATCAGGTAGCCTCCACTGGGCAGTTCGAGCATTTCGCTGAAGGTAGTGGTGTGCATTCCGGTTTTATGCGCATCAGAAATCTCGGCAGTCCGCAGGTTGGTTCCCAGCAATCCGTTGATAATGGTAGACTTACCCACCCCACTGTTGCCGCTCATCAGCGTAATCTTTCCAGCCAATAAAGGTTTCAGTTGTTGCAGGCTTTTTTCCTCATCGCAGCCTTCAGTAGCCTGAACTTCAACGCACTTGTAGCCTACTGTCTCGTAGAGGTGCATCACTGCCTGCTGATAATTCCGTTCTTCTTCAGACAGCAGGTCGTATTTGTTGAACACCAGCACCACGGGCACACGATAGGCCTCGGCACTTGCAAGGAATCTGTCGATGAACGTAAGCGAAGTTTCGGGATAGTTTATCGTAACAATCAGGAACGCCTGATCGAGGTTGGCGGCTATGATGTGGCTCTGTTTGGAAAGATTGGAGGCTTTTCGGATGATGTAGTTCCGACGGTCTTCTATCTCCGAGATAAAAGCAGTTCCTTCCTGATTGACAATCAACTGCACATAGTCGCCCACTGCCACCGGATTGGTGGAGCGAATTCCCTTCAATCTGAAGTTTCCCTTTATCTTGCTTTCGATGGTCCGTCCGTCATCGGTCTTTACCGTGTACCAACTACCAGTATTCTTTATTACTAAGCCGCGCATATAACCTTCTCTCCCTGTATCTTGTTCAAGACTCAGGGAAACTGAATGTAGGGTTCATATTGAGGAAAAGCTCGTCTTCCCGCTTGCACATACGAGTTTGGCATTCACAAAAACACATTACCAAACCTGTAAATGCTCCCCTCCGTTCTGCGAGGAGGGGAAGCAGGGAGAGACCGTTTTTCCTTTTATACTGTCATAATTTCCTTCTCTTTCTCTTCGAGAAGGGCATCAATTTTCTTGATATACTTGTCGTGAATCTTCTGCAAATCTTCCTCAGCATCCTTTTCCAAGTCTTCAGAAAGACCGTCCTTGATGGCTTTCTTCAGCTTGTCCTTGATGTCGGCACGGGCATTGCGAACCTCAACTTTCGTGCGCTCGCCTATCTTGTTGCTCTGTTTCACGAGATCGCGACGACGCTCTTCAGTCGGCTGTGGCAAGCTCAGACGGATGATTTCGCCGTTGTTGTCGGGAGTGATGCCTACATCAGAGTCCATAATAGCCTTTTCAATGTCGCGGATAGCCTTCTTGTCCCAAGGCTTGATGGCGATTGTGCGTGGATCCGGCACCGTTACGGAAGCCACCTGATTCAAAGGCACCATCGAACCGTAGGAACTCACGCGCACTCCATCGAGAATTGCCACGTTCGCACGGCCTGCACGAATGCGCGCCAACTGCTCATCGAGATACATCGCAGCCATTTCCATACGCTCTTCGGCTTCGCCTAATGTTGCTTTTACGTCTATCATAATTTCTTGTTATTTAAATTTAATGGTACAAAAATAGGAATTTATTTACATCCTCGCAAAAAATATATACGTTTTCTCTATATATTTGCTTTTTACCGTTGCAGTTCAAGACGCTTATCGTCAGGAAAAACACCTCACACCCATTCCTTTTCAGAGAATCTCAAAGCCCGATTATCCTGTTTTCTGCCGTGCCTTGAATAGATTTTTACCGATTAAGGAGGAATTTAACCTATTCCTATCCATTATTAAGAAATAATATATATCTTTGCATCTAACTAAGAAATTACTTATGCACTTCTTTATAACACAATAAACATAAACTATTAAAAATGAGAATGAAAATCAAACTAATCCCCACATTGGCATTCGTATTGGCAATGTCATTGTTTACAAGTTGCAGCAAAGATGACAGTACATCCCATCAGTTGGAAAGTATGAAACCTGTGGCCTTTGCAAAAGTTCAAGATGAAGTCATTTCTTCCGAGCCAACAGGAAAAGTAATTGGAAACAAGAAAGAATACAGGCAGGTAATTAAGAAGCAAATAACGCTCGATCCCATAGAATTGGTAGACGAAAGCCTTTCAGACATAATCTATCCCGGTTGTATTCTTCGTGGAGACGCCTTTATGGAAGGCGAGTATTCGCCAATTTCAATCAAGAATCCTCAAACTATCACTTTGTCAGCAACTGTCCGTGGCAAGACCTTGCCTGAAAAAAAAGAAGTGCTTCCAACTTTGCACAATGTACGTCAAGGCATTGATGAGTTGATGGAGCCGAATGCACGTGATATTAGAAAATACAATACGGCTTCGTACATTACCTATATTACCAATGACGTAACGACAAAAGAAAGTTTTAACAAGACATTCAACACCCATATAAAAACAAATAGGCTTAATGATATTATTAATGCAAATTTCATTTATGAGGCACAGAAAATATCTTCATCGGGCAAACATTATGTCTTGATAAAGATAAAACAAAAACTCTTCAACATTTCAATGGATGCAAAACATCCTGATGAATGGGGAGAGTTGGGCAAACTGGGAGAATACGAACCTTTATATGTAAGCAGCGTAGACTATGGTCGTGTTGTGCATTTGCTCATTGAGACAACGGAAAGCACCGAGGCTGTTTCAAAAATGATTAAAGAAGGTATAAAAACTGCATTTACCAACTATGGAAGTAGCCTTGAAGCAGAATACGAGAAACAGTGGAGCCGCTATTTTAAAGAGGGAAAAATACAAGTTATGGTTTCAGGTGGACCAATGGAATATGCAAGAAAGATACGTGATTACGATAGTTTTATGATGTTTATAGATATACCTAGTTCTAAATCATTGATTAAGTCTTCCGTACCTATCAGCTACCGTGTCCGTTCCGTTCGCACAAACAGGGAAATTGAAGTGCGCAATTTCTATACGGAAGAAGTGTTAGTAACTGAGAAATGAAAATAAAATTCAGATATTGACAATATCAGTAATCAGCAAAACATAAAAAATGGCGAAACAGGGATTCCTGTTTCGCCATTCATTTTTATATATCCAAATGTCAAACAACACTTCTTCTCTTTCCCCGAATCGCATATAAAAAAACTGAAAGCTCATCTATCATTTCAGACTGATAAACATACGACTTACAAGTAACCGAAAAACGCATTCCATTCTTGCGAAGAATGAAATGCGTTTTTGCGAAGATTGCCTTGCATTCTTCGCACGTTTGAAAACAGATATTTCAATCACTGATTTTCAAACACTTACAAACGAATCAAAAATTAGTGGACAGGGATACTTGAAGTTTATAATCAGATGAAATGCGAATAGGAAAATTTAATAGATTTCCTTGCTGAGAATCTGCATAGCTTCCTCCAAATACTTCGCATCGGTATCGTCAAATGCATTCAAATCCTTGCTGTCAATATCCAATACACCTATCGCCTCGCCCTTACCATTATATATAGGTACTACGATTTCGGAACGGGAAAGCGAACTGCAAGCGATGTGTCCGGGAAATTCTTCCACATCAGGAACTACCAGCGTCCTGCGCTCGGCAAAGGAAGTGCCGCATACACCTCGCCCCACAGGGATGGTAAAACAGGCAGTAGTGCCCTGAAACGGTCCGAGTTTCAATGTTCCGTCATCGGCCAACATATAAAAGCCCGTCCAAAAAAACTGCTCAAATGTATGATGCAGAGCCGAAGAAACGTTTGCCAACACGCCAACCTCGTTTGTTTCGCCCTCGATGAGCGCGGCAATTTGTTTCAACAGTAATTCGTATTTCTCTTTCTTTTCCATTCTGCAATAGTTAAAAATTCAAAGTTCAATGTGCAAAAATCTCATTGGGCAGCCTTCAGTTCAGCCTCAACCATATTCGTTAATTCCACAAATTGAGCTATACTCAACTGCTCCGGTCGCTTTGTCATTATTTCCTGTTCGTAGAATCCTTCCCTCGGCTTTGCCGAAAACATCTGTTTCAAGCTCACACGCAACATCTTGCGCCGTTGATTGAAAACCGTCTTTACCAAACGCTTGAACAGTTTTTCATCGCATCCGAGATCCGTAACCTTATTCCGGGTCATACGGATAACGGCACTCTTAACCTTCGGAGGTGGATT
The Prevotella sp. HUN102 genome window above contains:
- a CDS encoding outer membrane beta-barrel protein, with protein sequence MKLPILIILCACTFPISVKSQNDTVIAAKELKEVTVSGKLIRQEADHYNCIPTNKQRRHSHSGFDLVRNMMIAGVNADTETGSILTPGGAATLYINGREASYREIQSLRPKDVLRIEYYDMPTGKYAKDKAVLNYVVRIYTEGGYTQVDALQTLGFQKGDYNLTSKYSFGHYNANIWAGYGIENLKSDAYSTERYGLPTETTKQTRYLNQEDKSAAKHFTASLSRITDKQTWMLRASIEPEKQRKNSPEGSTQYIKNGTADSQHSLFFNRNTTLKPTFYAYYNRSIGKNQNLNADFDAYYARNNYHRTLTENNTYQSDVAEDYFYSKLNANYTLSLPKHNSFTVSLHEYFRSSQDNYAGVSPTCQHLRSSETILFADYSKRWSKFMLDANPGVSYLVYKLRGDDAVKHLAPRLQLSASWMPDKVQRFRAFFSLGNTFPTLSSTNPVEQQIDPIMIRRGNPNMDNSTLLGPGFTYSVNYKQWAALLSTYYMYISNAIVNTYTIDGSHIINSFSSNARSHQTSAALSLTWKPSENFNIKADGGYTHYAVSRAVRERQSSWRLNMQAYYYIGDFSFSAFYKSPVKSLANFQTHVRTPWQYGITGEWNHDNFAIVLDAKNLFIEKNKMRQSLSADNYDFTQIAQSDIENSYASVKFLYTVEYGKKVRRSPQYTMKKSESTILR
- a CDS encoding diaminopimelate dehydrogenase encodes the protein MKKIRAAVVGYGNIGRYAVEALETANDFEIAGIVRRQGDKDKPLELTPYEVVDDIEKLKDVDVAILAAPTRSCPEYAEKIVALGINTVDSFDIHTGILDYRTKQMEHCKKAGKVSVIAAGWDPGSDSVVRILLEGLAPKGLSYTNFGPGMSMGHSVCVRGKKGVKNALSVTIPLGESIHRRMVYVELEDGAKLEDVTAEIKADPYFSHDETHVFAVASVDDVRDMGHGVNLIRKGQSGKTPNQRFEFNMSINNPALTSQVLVNCARATMRLAPGCYTMPEIPVIDYLPASREEIINSLV
- a CDS encoding TrkH family potassium uptake protein, with product MLNLKIISKILGSLLWIEATLLFLCLIVAIWYNGADIWPFVWSILITVAGGVVFRLMGWNAESSMGRRDAYFVVAVSWILFSLFGTLPFLLSTEITNFTDAFFETMSGFTTTGATIVDFPEHMPHGILFWRSLTQWIGGLGIVFFTIAILPSLVGGSLKVFAAEATGPIRSKLHPRLSTGAKWIWMVYLVLTVACIASYKICGMCWFDAFNYAMTSTATGGFATESGSIMTFHSPAEEYVCTIFCFLSGVNFTLLYGTVAGFKIKQLFRNSEFRFYSIMVAGFTIFIMLELFFKRSYDLEHAFRSSVFQVVSFITTTGLFSDDAAKWPHVTWVVLAACMFFGGMSGSTSGGIKSIRGVMLIKVVRNEFRQILHPNAVLPMKVDGVNIPQGHRVTLLAFIGLYLFLTLLCAFTMIACGIDHTNAITITLSCLGNVGPTLGLEIGPTMSWAELPDFAKWIGSFLMLVGRLELFTVLVLFTPAFWKEN
- the trkA gene encoding Trk system potassium transporter TrkA is translated as MKIIIAGAYAIGTYLAQMLSRNKYDIILIDEIPENLEKIGTDCDILTMEAKVTSIKALKDAGAKTADLFIAVTPKETDNITACTMAHHLGTKKTVAKIDNPEYMEPENQEFFKRLGVNSLIYPEVLAAKDIISGLKMSWVRQRWDVHGGALVMLGIKLREGCEILNKPLREISGPDDPYHVLGIKRHHETIIPGGNDTLKLDDLAYFMTTKNYIPYIRKIVGKEQYVDVKNVMIMGGGRTAVRSVKVMPEYMNVKVIERDADRCEYLNSMFKEDQLVINGDGRDSSLLIEEGIRNTQAFVALTPNAETNILACLAAKRMGVRKTIASVENFDYVGMAASLDIGTIINKKAIAASYIYQMLLDANVDNVKFLMSVNADVAEFIPVQGSKITRKPIKDIKLPSGMTIGGLVRGEEGMLVSGNTQIEAGDIVVVFSHNVPKHKLEQLFN